One Thermofilum pendens Hrk 5 DNA segment encodes these proteins:
- a CDS encoding thymidylate synthase translates to MRKDVEIVNTASNVAVVTLWTKKEVVVERLEKLGVLGKVYAVGTLYTKYGVNYLLHTLSTTPQVDVLVVFGADLMGSGEALVKLFKGEVDEGLKLLWSLEELKPLLSSVRVVDLREAFKRGDWGALARAIEENYRPGARRPAAPLRMEEVELESWPLQVAGLYVQETSLFRAWVKLVDAVMTWGFVKGSEYGERQRQLLGAVVVLDASQPLDERVYRYFPREDFERQAKSILEGEEGAVYSYGDRLRRHREAGDQVRRIVERLASSPDTRRAIALTWDFATDTNSQDPPCLVAVQGDLSGDTYNQVAFFRSHDAYAAWPLNAYGLLALMRRVAGELSERTGRAVKPGWLVVYSSSLHVYEHDWGRALRLVQENAAEARGAFVPDNKGNFLVRVEGGRIVAELRTPDGRLYRRYEGGSASEVLRQVGLDALMPGHAAYLSRELYRAEKALREGGEYVQDAV, encoded by the coding sequence TTGAGGAAGGACGTGGAGATCGTGAACACAGCTTCTAACGTAGCGGTCGTCACCCTGTGGACTAAGAAGGAAGTCGTCGTCGAGCGCCTCGAGAAGCTCGGGGTGCTCGGCAAGGTCTACGCGGTTGGGACTCTCTACACGAAGTACGGCGTGAACTACCTTCTCCACACGCTGTCCACGACGCCCCAGGTCGACGTGCTAGTGGTCTTCGGGGCAGACCTGATGGGTAGCGGGGAGGCTCTGGTAAAGCTCTTCAAGGGCGAAGTGGACGAGGGGTTGAAGCTCCTCTGGAGCCTCGAAGAGCTAAAGCCGTTGCTCTCCTCGGTCAGGGTCGTCGACCTGAGGGAAGCGTTCAAGAGGGGGGACTGGGGCGCCCTCGCCAGGGCGATAGAGGAGAACTACAGGCCCGGCGCGAGGAGGCCCGCCGCGCCGCTGAGGATGGAGGAGGTGGAGCTAGAGTCCTGGCCCCTCCAGGTGGCGGGGCTCTACGTGCAGGAGACGAGCCTTTTCAGGGCGTGGGTCAAGCTCGTCGACGCCGTTATGACGTGGGGCTTCGTGAAGGGTAGCGAGTACGGCGAGAGGCAGAGGCAGCTCCTCGGCGCGGTGGTAGTGCTGGACGCCTCGCAACCCCTCGACGAGAGGGTGTACAGGTACTTCCCGCGGGAGGACTTCGAGAGGCAGGCGAAGTCAATACTCGAAGGCGAGGAGGGCGCTGTCTACAGCTACGGCGACAGGCTCAGGAGGCACCGTGAGGCGGGGGACCAGGTGCGGCGCATCGTCGAGAGGCTCGCGTCCTCGCCGGACACGAGGAGGGCTATAGCGCTCACGTGGGACTTCGCGACGGATACGAACTCCCAGGACCCCCCGTGCCTCGTAGCCGTGCAGGGAGACCTCAGCGGCGACACGTACAACCAGGTCGCCTTCTTCAGGAGCCACGACGCCTACGCCGCGTGGCCCCTCAACGCGTACGGGCTACTCGCCCTCATGCGCCGAGTCGCCGGCGAGCTATCCGAAAGGACCGGCAGAGCCGTGAAGCCCGGGTGGCTCGTCGTCTACAGCTCCTCGCTCCACGTCTACGAGCACGACTGGGGGAGGGCGCTGAGGCTAGTCCAGGAGAACGCCGCCGAGGCCAGGGGTGCCTTCGTGCCCGACAACAAGGGGAACTTCCTGGTGAGGGTGGAGGGCGGCAGGATAGTCGCGGAGCTGAGGACGCCGGACGGCCGCCTCTACAGGAGGTACGAGGGCGGTAGCGCCTCCGAGGTCCTGAGGCAGGTCGGCCTGGACGCCTTGATGCCGGGCCACGCCGCCTACCTCTCGAGGGAGCTCTACAGGGCTGAGAAGGCGCTGAGAGAGGGTGGCGAGTACGTCCAGGACGCCGTCTAG
- a CDS encoding aminotransferase class V-fold PLP-dependent enzyme — translation MLDPYRVRRDFPILSKKVHGKQLVYFDNAATSQRPLQVVEAVESFYKSLNANIGRSVHELGLRATEAYEDSRKIVAAFIGAKPEELVFTKNTTESINLAAYSLLVSGLISRGDAIVVTRMEHHSNLLPWVRVAKLAGAELRVVDVDDEGRLRLDEYEKALSRGAKIVAVTHVSNVTGVVNPVKELCRLAHDAGAFCLVDGAQSTPHMRVDVKDIGADFFAFSGHKMLGPMGTGGLYIRGDLAERLEPPFPGGGAISLVSCAEDSCSAEWLHPPHKFEAGTPNVAGAVGLAKAVEYLRSVGMEDVEEHEKRLTAKLLEVLEGVGARIYGPRDMKDRLGVVSFNLDGLTPHEVASMLDLEGIAVRSGHHCALPLVKRLGSPMGTVRASLYLYNTPEEVEYFGAVLEKIKKLATG, via the coding sequence TTGCTCGACCCCTACAGGGTTAGGAGGGATTTCCCCATACTCTCGAAGAAGGTTCACGGGAAGCAGCTTGTCTACTTCGATAACGCGGCTACGAGCCAGAGGCCCCTCCAGGTGGTGGAGGCTGTCGAGTCGTTTTACAAGTCGCTGAACGCGAACATAGGTAGGAGTGTGCACGAGCTTGGGCTCAGGGCTACCGAGGCTTACGAGGATTCGAGGAAGATTGTCGCGGCGTTTATAGGGGCGAAGCCCGAGGAGCTCGTCTTCACGAAGAACACTACCGAGTCCATAAACCTAGCCGCCTACTCGTTGCTGGTGTCGGGGCTTATATCGAGGGGCGACGCCATAGTCGTTACGAGGATGGAGCACCACAGCAACCTGTTGCCCTGGGTGCGGGTAGCGAAGCTCGCGGGGGCCGAGCTGAGGGTAGTCGACGTGGACGACGAGGGCAGGCTTAGGCTCGACGAGTACGAGAAGGCTCTGTCGAGGGGCGCTAAGATAGTCGCGGTGACCCACGTGAGCAATGTGACGGGCGTCGTGAACCCAGTGAAGGAGCTGTGCAGGCTAGCGCACGACGCTGGCGCCTTCTGCCTCGTAGACGGCGCTCAGAGCACTCCGCATATGCGGGTAGACGTGAAGGATATCGGGGCGGACTTCTTCGCGTTCTCGGGGCACAAGATGCTCGGACCCATGGGTACGGGCGGGCTCTACATAAGGGGGGATCTCGCCGAGAGGCTTGAACCCCCGTTCCCGGGCGGCGGCGCCATATCCCTGGTGAGCTGCGCGGAGGACTCGTGTAGCGCCGAGTGGCTCCACCCGCCCCACAAGTTTGAGGCTGGAACTCCCAACGTTGCCGGCGCCGTGGGGCTCGCGAAGGCGGTGGAGTACTTGAGGAGCGTGGGCATGGAGGACGTGGAGGAGCACGAGAAGAGGCTTACCGCGAAGCTACTCGAGGTGCTGGAGGGTGTCGGAGCGAGGATTTACGGCCCCAGGGACATGAAGGATAGGCTCGGCGTGGTAAGCTTCAACCTAGACGGGTTGACGCCGCACGAGGTAGCCTCAATGCTCGACTTGGAGGGCATCGCGGTGAGGAGCGGGCACCACTGCGCCCTGCCGCTTGTGAAGAGGCTCGGGAGCCCGATGGGCACCGTGAGGGCTAGCTTATACCTCTACAACACGCCCGAGGAGGTGGAGTACTTCGGCGCAGTACTCGAGAAAATCAAAAAGCTAGCTACGGGCTAG